A single genomic interval of Staphylococcus hyicus harbors:
- a CDS encoding bifunctional metallophosphatase/5'-nucleotidase, producing MRQYEELRLNILATSDIHSHILNDDAGSHIYRAGTYVSEIRAREPHVLLLDNGGSLAGNIVAFYYALIAPHKRHPMIKVMNALEYDASGVSADEFKFGLDFLNRSIALSRFPWLSANIEYAMTHEPYFSTPYIIHKIKDLRIAVIGLTSETLVKNQNVEMEKDIAIERAIVSAKRWIRYIYEAEAPDFLIVLYHGGVLTSQQLDQAHTDEMLKNIGIVDLFITGHQQTTTIENADGTLVVRAGQNGEHLVHVEVTFRRRQSSYETIDINSTIVTLSQYDEHEALLDMTKYDRKAVQTWKNKTLDGLHLDARFTTFKELIEYPHPFIELLHESIHHDYPTDITCVHLPLPSSKGCVMPLNYEDVFHVYPHPDHLIDITLSGEVIKMLIEKSVAYLHVENGTLTLNGIDPTHFLFWRGFDFTVDVSKPVNHRVIQISLKQDYTYRVMMTDYCFRHYRQYLEHVPMHHVSKISMPELLMKRLSSPTPINKRKQNMMIVGM from the coding sequence ATGCGTCAATATGAAGAGCTACGATTAAACATTTTAGCGACATCTGATATCCATAGTCATATTCTGAATGATGATGCGGGATCGCATATTTATCGTGCGGGGACATATGTTTCAGAAATACGCGCACGAGAACCGCATGTCCTTTTACTAGATAATGGTGGAAGTTTAGCTGGTAATATTGTTGCATTTTATTACGCATTAATTGCACCGCACAAGCGGCATCCGATGATCAAAGTGATGAACGCATTAGAATATGATGCGAGTGGTGTAAGTGCAGATGAGTTTAAGTTCGGCCTTGACTTTTTAAATCGTTCGATTGCTTTATCTCGGTTTCCATGGTTATCTGCCAATATTGAATATGCAATGACTCATGAACCTTATTTTTCTACGCCGTATATCATCCATAAAATAAAGGATTTGCGCATCGCAGTCATTGGATTAACATCTGAAACGTTAGTGAAAAACCAAAATGTTGAAATGGAGAAAGACATTGCGATTGAACGCGCAATTGTTTCAGCAAAACGTTGGATTCGATATATTTATGAAGCTGAAGCACCTGATTTTCTAATTGTTTTATATCATGGAGGCGTATTAACATCACAACAATTGGATCAAGCGCATACAGATGAAATGTTAAAAAATATTGGCATCGTGGACTTGTTTATTACAGGTCATCAACAAACAACAACAATTGAAAATGCAGACGGTACATTAGTGGTAAGAGCGGGACAAAACGGAGAACATCTCGTTCATGTAGAAGTGACATTTAGACGTAGACAGTCTTCTTATGAGACGATTGATATTAATTCAACAATTGTAACACTCAGTCAGTATGATGAACATGAGGCTTTATTAGATATGACAAAATATGATCGTAAAGCTGTTCAAACATGGAAAAATAAGACGCTAGATGGGTTACATCTGGATGCGCGTTTTACCACGTTCAAAGAATTAATAGAATACCCTCATCCGTTTATCGAATTGTTACATGAAAGTATCCATCATGACTATCCTACTGATATAACTTGTGTACATTTACCTTTACCTTCATCTAAAGGATGTGTGATGCCATTAAACTATGAAGATGTGTTTCATGTTTATCCTCATCCCGATCATTTGATTGATATAACACTCAGTGGTGAAGTGATTAAAATGTTGATTGAAAAAAGTGTTGCCTACTTACATGTTGAAAACGGTACGCTTACATTAAATGGGATTGATCCAACACATTTCTTATTTTGGAGAGGATTTGACTTTACGGTAGATGTATCAAAGCCTGTGAATCATAGGGTGATTCAAATAAGTTTAAAACAAGATTACACCTATCGTGTGATGATGACGGATTATTGTTTCCGTCACTACCGGCAATATTTAGAACATGTACCCATGCATCATGTATCTAAAATATCTATGCCAGAATTATTGATGAAGCGTTTATCTTCACCAACGCCTATAAATAAGAGAAAACAGAATATGATGATAGTAGGGATGTAA